A single region of the Leptodactylus fuscus isolate aLepFus1 chromosome 5, aLepFus1.hap2, whole genome shotgun sequence genome encodes:
- the LOC142203961 gene encoding shaker-related potassium channel tsha2-like yields the protein MTVVSGENVDETLVSLSALGQEGYDPERATQDCCERVVINISGLRFETQLRTLAQFPQTLLGDPRKRMRFFDPLRNEYFFDRNRPCFDAILYYYQSGGRLRRPVNVPVDIFLEEIKFYELGEEVIEIFRDDEGFIKEEERPLPDNDFQKQVWLLFEYPESSGPARGIAIVSVLIILISIVIFCLETLPEFREEVRLSGEHLLVNGTRAMKDSPFTDPFFLIETLCIIWFSFELLVRFFACPSKPAFFKNMMNVIDIVAIIPYFITLGTELAEQQGSNGQQAMSLAILRVIRLVRVFRIFKLSRHSKGLQILGKTLQASMRELGLLIFFLFIGVILFSSAVYFAETDDPESLFTSIPDAFWWAVVSMTTVGYGDMYPLTIGGKIVGSLCAIAGVLTIALPVPVIVSNFNYFYHRETDHEEQSQYTHVTCGQQPSSYGDLKKSESKQSFNKSDYMESEDLEDAKYSHFTTNQHYGEPKKLTEV from the coding sequence ATGACTGTGGTGTCCGGGGAAAATGTGGACGAGACCTTAGTCTCCCTTAGTGCCCTGGGGCAAGAGGGCTATGACCCTGAAAGGGCCACCCAGGACTGCTGCGAGAGGGTGGTCATCAACATCTCAGGACTCCGCTTTGAGACCCAACTGAGAACTCTTGCCCAGTTCCCCCAAACCTTACTAGGAGACCCCAGGAAGAGAATGCGTTTTTTTGACCCTCTAAGGAATGAATACTTCTTTGATCGCAACAGACCTTGCTTTGATGCGATTCTGTATTACTACCAATCTGGGGGAAGACTTCGGAGACCCGTCAATGTCCCGGTTGACATCTTCTTGGAGGAGATCAAGTTCTATGAGCTTGGAGAGGAGGTCATCGAGATCTTCAGGGATGATGAAGGCTTCATCAAAGAAGAGGAGAGACCTTTGCCTGACAACGACTTCCAAAAACAGGTTTGGCTACTTTTTGAGTACCCTGAGAGTTCAGGACCTGCTAGGGGCATTGCTATTGTCTCGGTCCTCATCATCCTTATCTCCATAGTCATCTTCTGTCTGGAGACCCTTCCAGAGTTCAGGGAGGAAGTAAGGCTGTCAGGTGAGCATCTCTTGGTCAATGGGACCCGTGCCATGAAGGACAGTCCTTTCACTGACCCTTTCTTCCTCATTGAGACCCTATGCATCATCTGGTTCTCCTTTGAACTCTTGGTTAGGTTCTTCGCCTGCCCTAGCAAGCCAGCTTTCTTCAAGAACATGATGAATGTCATTGATATTGTGGCCATCATCCCTTATTTCATCACTTTAGGGACCGAGCTGGCCGAGCAGCAAGGTAGCAATGGGCAGCAGGCCATGTCCTTGGCCATTTTGAGGGTCATCCGCTTGGTGAGAGTCTTCAGGATCTTCAAGCTCTCCAGACATTCTAAAGGTCTTCAGATCTTAGGGAAAACATTGCAAGCCAGTATGAGGGAATTAGGTCTTCTCatcttcttcctcttcattggTGTCATCCTGTTTTCTAGTGCAGTATATTTTGCAGAGACTGATGACCCAGAGTCTTTATTTACCAGCATTCCCGATGCTTTCTGGTGGGCCGTAGTGTCCATGACAACTGTTGGGTATGGTGACATGTACCCGCTGACCATAGGTGGAAAAATAGTGGGTTCTCTTTGTGCCATAGCTGGCGTATTAACCATTGCCCTCCCGGTTCCTGTCATCGTCTCCAATTTTAACTACTTCTACCACAGGGAGACTGACCACGAAGAACAATCTCAGTACACCCATGTCACCTGCGGCCAGCAACCTTCTTCTTACGGAGACCTGAAAAAGAGCGAGAGCAAACAATCATTCAATAAATCGGATTATATGGAATCGGAAGACCTGGAGGATGCAAAATACTCTCATTTTACCACCAACCAACATTATGGAGAACCCAAAAAGTTAACTGAGGTATGA